A window of the Canis lupus baileyi chromosome 1, mCanLup2.hap1, whole genome shotgun sequence genome harbors these coding sequences:
- the LOC140631162 gene encoding histone H3.3A-like, with protein MARTKQTAHKSTGGKAPRKQLATKAARKSAPSTGGVKKPHRYRPGTVALHEIRHYQKSTELLIRKFPFQRLVREIAQDFKTDLRFQSAATGALQEASEAYLVGLFEDTNLCAIHVKRVTIMPKDIQLARHIRGERA; from the coding sequence ATGGCTCGTACAAAGCAGACTGCCCACAAATCGACAGGTGGTAAAGCACCGAGGAAGCAACTGGCTACAAAAGCCGCTCGCAAGAGTGCACCCTCTACTGGAGGGGTGAAGAAACCTCATCGTTACAGGCCTGGTACTGTGGCACTCCATGAAATTAGACACTATCAGAAGTCCACTGAACTTCTGATCCGCAAATTTCCTTTCCAGCGTCTGGTGCGAGAAATTGCTCAGGACTTCAAAACAGATCTGCGCTTCCAGAGTGCAGCTACTGGTGCTTTGCAGGAGGCAAGTGAGGCCTATCTGGTGGGCCTCTTTGAAGACACCAACCTGTGTGCTATCCATGTCAAACGTGTCACAATTATGCCAAAAGACATCCAGCTAGCACGCCACATACGTGGAGAACGTGCTTAA